A genomic stretch from Cellulomonas sp. KRMCY2 includes:
- a CDS encoding ECF transporter S component has translation MTARTTPARTVPAGGPGPARDVDALPLRSRTVMALALATAAGLVAFGWPLVIRPGSGLEHGTDAPLVLAGVLVAVLGVVLVALGDGGIDVKAIAVLGLLSAVGAVLRPLSAGTAGVELVFVVIVIGGRVFGPGFGFALGSTTIFASALLTGGVGPWMPFQMLAASWIGLGAGLLPRRVRGRTEVAVLAGYGTVAALAFGLAMNLSFWPFQLGTESGLSFVAGDPVTTNLRRFVLYSTATSLGWDIGRAVTTAVGIALLGRPALSAVRRTATRAAFGPPAVARADPGDGTGRGAAA, from the coding sequence ATGACCGCCCGCACGACACCGGCCCGGACGGTCCCGGCCGGTGGGCCGGGACCTGCCCGCGACGTCGATGCGCTCCCCCTGCGATCCCGCACCGTGATGGCCCTCGCGCTGGCGACGGCGGCTGGGCTCGTCGCCTTCGGCTGGCCGCTGGTGATCAGGCCGGGCAGCGGCCTCGAGCACGGCACGGATGCGCCGCTGGTGCTCGCGGGCGTGCTCGTCGCGGTCCTCGGCGTCGTCCTCGTCGCGCTCGGTGACGGCGGCATCGACGTCAAGGCGATCGCCGTGCTCGGCCTGCTCTCCGCGGTCGGAGCCGTCCTGCGACCGCTCTCCGCCGGCACCGCCGGTGTCGAGCTCGTGTTCGTGGTGATCGTGATCGGCGGCCGCGTCTTCGGACCAGGGTTCGGCTTCGCCCTGGGCTCGACGACGATCTTCGCCTCGGCGCTGCTGACCGGCGGCGTCGGGCCGTGGATGCCGTTCCAGATGCTGGCAGCCTCCTGGATCGGTCTCGGGGCCGGCCTCCTGCCACGACGGGTACGCGGCCGGACGGAGGTCGCCGTGCTGGCCGGTTACGGCACGGTGGCGGCGCTCGCCTTCGGCCTGGCCATGAACCTCTCGTTCTGGCCGTTCCAGCTCGGCACGGAGTCCGGGCTCTCGTTCGTCGCAGGCGACCCGGTCACGACCAACCTGCGCCGGTTCGTGCTCTACAGCACTGCCACGTCGCTCGGCTGGGACATCGGCCGGGCGGTGACGACGGCGGTCGGGATCGCGCTGCTCGGCCGGCCGGCGCTCTCCGCCGTCCGCCGGACGGCCACCCGCGCCGCATTCGGCCCCCCGGCGGTCGCCCGTGCCGATCCCGGGGACGGGACCGGCCGCGGCGCAGCCGCATAG
- a CDS encoding D-alanyl-D-alanine carboxypeptidase family protein, producing the protein MTGQGMQPVTRRELRVAERDARRPTARLLALVEARTAQGHGRHAAAGTARPAHRAGFRAASLLTSSMVQGAAVVVVTVALFGAGAGHVRAERVTEHEQLVAAAAREVALEHAQLVRVDRATADRLTAQGTAYNERQRTEAVTLAQAAVETADAVVASSALVVSPADLSPLDEAVAHLAELLESAPLAATVTATTPPPTVVDQLLATPSAVQAMAAATDLLASGTTTAVIAGPSASSTPSPTEPATSSDMWVSPTASTPDVSPTATTAPTPPAGPAAVVTPAPAGELPPPSATDAVDHLALSAQLVAAAETVTELSAQVQAVADATIAAAEAAARSEAEAQAAALEREHKIAVAADAPNGEIPQDALCEVSFDADTELRCDAAEALEDLNDAYRDRFGTNLSVSSSYRDYAGQVAARRARGFLAGAPGTSNHGRGLAADFSDFGAVGQFDTPAYRWMKAHAADYGWYHPDYMEPGGAGPYEPWHWEFGQL; encoded by the coding sequence ATGACGGGTCAGGGCATGCAGCCGGTGACGCGACGCGAGCTGCGGGTCGCCGAACGCGACGCCCGGCGGCCCACGGCGCGGCTGCTCGCCCTCGTCGAAGCACGTACCGCGCAGGGCCACGGTCGGCATGCGGCAGCCGGCACGGCTCGCCCGGCGCACCGGGCCGGGTTCCGGGCCGCGTCGCTGCTCACCAGCTCGATGGTGCAGGGTGCGGCGGTCGTCGTCGTGACAGTGGCGCTCTTCGGCGCCGGCGCGGGCCACGTCCGCGCCGAACGGGTCACGGAGCACGAGCAGCTCGTCGCAGCCGCAGCCCGCGAGGTCGCACTCGAGCACGCGCAGCTGGTCCGCGTCGACCGGGCCACCGCGGACCGGCTCACCGCCCAGGGAACTGCCTACAACGAACGACAGCGCACCGAGGCGGTCACCCTCGCACAGGCGGCCGTCGAGACCGCCGATGCCGTCGTGGCCTCCTCGGCGCTCGTCGTGAGTCCGGCAGACCTCTCACCCCTGGACGAGGCCGTCGCGCACCTTGCCGAGCTCCTCGAGAGCGCGCCGCTGGCGGCCACCGTGACGGCGACGACTCCCCCACCGACAGTTGTCGACCAGCTCCTCGCGACGCCGTCGGCCGTCCAGGCGATGGCCGCAGCGACCGACCTGCTCGCGTCCGGCACCACGACGGCCGTCATCGCCGGGCCGTCGGCGTCCAGCACCCCGTCGCCGACCGAACCCGCGACGTCGTCCGACATGTGGGTGTCTCCCACGGCGTCCACCCCCGACGTGTCCCCGACAGCGACGACGGCACCGACGCCACCTGCCGGGCCGGCCGCCGTCGTGACGCCGGCACCAGCCGGTGAGCTCCCGCCCCCGTCGGCGACCGACGCCGTCGATCACCTGGCCCTCAGCGCACAGCTGGTGGCCGCCGCCGAGACAGTCACCGAGCTCTCCGCACAGGTCCAGGCGGTCGCCGATGCGACGATCGCCGCCGCTGAGGCTGCCGCCCGGTCCGAGGCCGAGGCCCAGGCGGCAGCGCTCGAGCGCGAGCACAAGATCGCCGTCGCGGCCGACGCCCCGAACGGTGAGATCCCGCAGGATGCGCTGTGCGAGGTGTCCTTCGATGCGGACACCGAGCTCCGGTGCGACGCCGCGGAGGCGCTCGAGGACCTCAACGACGCCTACCGCGACCGGTTCGGGACGAACCTGTCCGTCAGCAGCTCCTACCGGGACTACGCGGGCCAGGTGGCAGCCCGGCGCGCACGGGGCTTCCTCGCCGGTGCACCCGGCACGTCCAACCATGGCCGCGGCCTGGCCGCCGACTTCAGCGACTTCGGCGCCGTCGGCCAGTTCGACACCCCCGCGTACCGCTGGATGAAGGCCCACGCCGCGGACTACGGCTGGTACCACCCCGACTACATGGAGCCCGGTGGCGCCGGCCCCTACGAGCCGTGGCACTGGGAGTTCGGCCAGCTCTGA
- a CDS encoding vitamin B12-dependent ribonucleotide reductase, with translation MTETSQSSSRSGSRGPAKGRKNGLVIGRVFSTEGVHPYDQVTWERRDIVQTNWKSGETIFEQKGVEFPSTWSLNATTIVTTKYFRGAVGSAVREWSLKQLIDRVVLTYTKAGRDNGYFATDEDAEIFEHEMTWMLLHQVFAFNSPVWFNVGTPSPQQVSACFILAVDDTMESILNWYREEGMIFKGGSGAGLNLSRIRSSKELLSSGGTASGPISFMRGADASAGTIKSGGATRRAAKMVVLDIDHPDIEEFVETKAREENKIRALRDAGFDMDLSGRDIVSVQYQNANNSVRVTDEFMQAVEDGGSFGLRARSDNSVIETVDAKTLFRKIATAAWECADPGLQYDSTINDWHTSPESGRITASNPCSEYMHLDNSSCNLASLNLLTFLRDDETFDVEKFERAVELVITAMDISICFADFPTEAIGDTTRKFRQLGIGYANLGALLMATGHGYDSEGGRALAAAITSLMTGTAYKRSAELAGVVGPYEGYQRNSAAHKRVMRKHAAANDDVRTLGSMDAAIHKAATKVWAAGNRIGESSGWRNAQASVLAPTGTIGFMMDCDTTGVEPDFSLVKFKKLVGGGSMQIVNQTIPRALRRMGYTEETIEAIVEYIAEHGHVVDAPGLKTEHYEVFDCAMGERAISPMGHVRMMAAVQPFISGAISKTVNMPESATIEEIEEIYFKSWTMGIKALAIYRDNCKVGQPLSDGKSASASTAAATAAAAAPAKVVAGPVRTRLPKQRPSVTTSFTVAGANGYLTAGSYPDDGLGEVFLRLGKQGSTLAGVMDAFSIAVSIGLQYGVPLQTYVEKFTNLRFEPAGMTDDPEIRMAQSIMDYIFRRLALDYLPFETRASLGIYTTQERTRQLETGSYENNDNEDFDSLNQSAAEKPVPVTEKVAAERPAAAPSAPKKTDAASSPAPLTVHSSAELMELKQGREADAPLCMNCGIKMRPAGSCHVCEGCGSTSGCS, from the coding sequence ATGACGGAGACGTCGCAGAGCAGCAGCAGGTCCGGGTCCCGGGGCCCGGCGAAGGGTCGCAAGAACGGCCTGGTCATCGGGCGGGTCTTCAGCACCGAAGGTGTCCACCCCTACGACCAGGTGACCTGGGAACGACGCGACATCGTCCAGACCAACTGGAAGTCGGGCGAGACGATCTTCGAGCAGAAGGGCGTCGAGTTCCCGTCGACCTGGTCGCTGAACGCCACCACGATCGTGACGACGAAGTACTTCCGCGGCGCCGTGGGCTCGGCCGTGCGCGAGTGGAGCCTCAAGCAGCTCATCGACCGGGTCGTCCTGACCTACACGAAGGCGGGCCGGGACAACGGCTACTTCGCGACCGACGAGGACGCCGAGATCTTCGAGCACGAGATGACCTGGATGCTGCTGCACCAGGTGTTCGCCTTCAACTCCCCGGTCTGGTTCAACGTCGGCACGCCGTCACCGCAGCAGGTCAGCGCCTGCTTCATCCTGGCCGTCGACGACACGATGGAGTCGATCCTCAACTGGTACCGCGAAGAGGGAATGATCTTCAAGGGCGGCTCGGGCGCCGGCCTCAACCTCTCGCGGATCCGCTCGTCCAAGGAGCTGCTCTCCTCCGGCGGCACGGCCAGCGGCCCGATCTCCTTCATGCGTGGGGCCGATGCGAGCGCCGGGACCATCAAGTCCGGCGGCGCCACGCGCCGTGCCGCGAAGATGGTCGTGCTCGACATCGACCACCCCGACATCGAGGAGTTCGTCGAGACCAAGGCGCGCGAGGAGAACAAGATCCGTGCGCTGCGCGACGCCGGCTTCGACATGGACCTGTCCGGCCGTGACATCGTCTCGGTGCAGTACCAGAACGCCAACAACTCGGTGCGGGTGACCGACGAGTTCATGCAGGCCGTCGAGGACGGCGGCAGCTTCGGCCTGCGCGCCCGCAGCGACAACAGCGTGATCGAGACGGTCGACGCCAAGACCCTGTTCCGCAAGATCGCCACGGCGGCCTGGGAGTGTGCGGACCCGGGCCTGCAGTACGACTCGACGATCAACGACTGGCACACGAGCCCCGAGTCCGGCCGGATCACCGCGTCGAACCCGTGCAGCGAGTACATGCACCTGGACAACTCCTCGTGCAACCTGGCGTCGCTCAACCTGCTCACGTTCCTGCGCGACGACGAGACCTTCGACGTCGAGAAGTTCGAGCGCGCCGTCGAGCTCGTCATCACGGCCATGGACATCTCGATCTGCTTCGCGGACTTCCCGACCGAGGCGATCGGCGACACCACGCGCAAGTTCCGCCAGCTCGGCATCGGCTACGCCAACCTCGGCGCCCTGCTGATGGCCACCGGACACGGCTACGACTCCGAGGGCGGCCGGGCCCTGGCCGCGGCGATCACCTCCCTGATGACCGGTACGGCGTACAAGCGGTCGGCCGAGCTGGCCGGCGTCGTCGGTCCCTACGAGGGCTACCAGCGGAACTCGGCCGCCCACAAGCGGGTCATGCGCAAGCACGCGGCCGCGAACGACGACGTCCGGACGCTCGGCTCGATGGACGCAGCCATCCACAAGGCCGCGACGAAGGTGTGGGCCGCAGGCAACCGGATCGGCGAGTCGAGCGGCTGGCGCAACGCCCAGGCGTCCGTGCTCGCCCCGACCGGGACCATCGGCTTCATGATGGACTGCGACACCACCGGGGTGGAGCCCGACTTCTCGCTGGTCAAGTTCAAGAAGCTCGTCGGCGGCGGGTCGATGCAGATCGTCAACCAGACGATCCCGCGCGCACTGCGTCGGATGGGGTACACCGAGGAGACCATCGAGGCGATCGTCGAGTACATCGCCGAGCACGGTCACGTCGTGGACGCCCCCGGGCTCAAGACCGAGCACTACGAGGTCTTCGACTGCGCCATGGGTGAGCGTGCGATCTCGCCGATGGGGCACGTGCGCATGATGGCAGCGGTCCAGCCGTTCATCTCCGGCGCGATCTCCAAGACCGTCAACATGCCCGAGTCGGCGACGATCGAGGAGATCGAGGAGATCTACTTCAAGTCCTGGACGATGGGCATCAAGGCGCTCGCGATCTACCGCGACAACTGCAAGGTCGGTCAGCCGCTCTCGGACGGCAAGTCGGCGTCGGCGTCGACAGCAGCTGCCACGGCGGCTGCCGCGGCACCCGCCAAGGTCGTGGCCGGACCGGTGCGCACCCGGCTGCCCAAGCAGCGCCCGTCGGTCACGACGTCGTTCACGGTCGCGGGGGCCAACGGGTACCTGACCGCCGGCTCCTACCCGGACGACGGTCTCGGCGAGGTCTTCCTGCGCCTCGGCAAGCAGGGCTCGACCCTCGCCGGCGTGATGGACGCCTTCTCCATCGCCGTCTCGATCGGCCTGCAGTACGGCGTCCCGCTGCAGACCTACGTCGAGAAGTTCACCAACCTGCGGTTCGAGCCGGCCGGTATGACCGACGACCCGGAGATCCGGATGGCGCAGTCGATCATGGACTACATCTTCCGCCGGCTCGCGCTCGACTACCTGCCGTTCGAGACCCGCGCCTCGCTGGGGATCTACACCACCCAGGAGCGCACCCGTCAGCTCGAGACCGGCTCGTACGAGAACAACGACAACGAGGACTTCGACTCGCTGAACCAGTCAGCTGCCGAGAAGCCCGTGCCGGTCACGGAGAAGGTTGCGGCCGAACGGCCGGCCGCGGCGCCGTCCGCACCGAAGAAGACCGATGCGGCGTCGAGCCCGGCGCCGCTGACCGTGCACTCCTCGGCCGAGCTCATGGAGCTCAAGCAGGGCCGTGAGGCGGATGCGCCGCTGTGCATGAACTGCGGGATCAAGATGCGGCCGGCCGGCTCCTGCCACGTCTGCGAGGGCTGCGGCAGCACGAGCGGCTGCAGCTGA
- a CDS encoding GNAT family N-acetyltransferase — MTDPLAFAEYVPGGSTTRAGGPGGVEVRVATPDDDVGLGRLVAGARDALALTARLRADVLDLERVVLVAQDRVGGRLLGYGRAGFLTPPDPAPHDVAPAGWYLLGLVVDPRERRRGIGAQLTASRTRWIWERAAEAWYFANARNLVSLELHARLGYREVTRDLWVPGVTFDGGVGVLCRATRPGAG, encoded by the coding sequence GTGACCGACCCGTTGGCCTTCGCCGAGTACGTGCCGGGAGGCTCCACGACGCGCGCCGGCGGCCCGGGCGGGGTCGAGGTGCGGGTCGCCACGCCGGACGACGACGTGGGCCTCGGGCGTCTGGTCGCCGGCGCACGCGACGCCCTTGCGCTCACGGCCCGGCTGCGCGCCGACGTCCTCGACCTGGAGCGCGTGGTCCTCGTCGCGCAGGATCGCGTGGGCGGACGTCTTCTCGGCTATGGACGGGCCGGGTTCCTCACCCCGCCGGACCCGGCTCCGCACGACGTCGCGCCCGCCGGCTGGTACCTGCTCGGTCTCGTCGTCGACCCGCGGGAGCGCCGCAGGGGCATCGGTGCACAGCTCACCGCCAGCAGGACCCGGTGGATCTGGGAACGCGCCGCCGAGGCCTGGTACTTCGCCAACGCACGCAACCTGGTCTCGCTCGAGCTGCACGCCCGCCTGGGCTACCGCGAGGTGACCCGCGACCTCTGGGTGCCGGGAGTCACCTTCGACGGTGGCGTCGGGGTCCTGTGCCGCGCGACGCGGCCGGGAGCGGGATGA
- a CDS encoding RNA polymerase sigma factor, producing the protein MLDDFDRQLLRARAGSGDAFTALYRDLVRPVAAYLRSRGVREVEDVTSDVFLAVFTGLGRFEGGQDDFRAWVFTIAHRRAVDTWRRTGRQPNLEPFDPEDDVRTSPSAESHAMHALGAERVEALLAVLTIEQREVLVLRIIADLTVEQVAEVVGRRAGAVKALQRRGLARVKEALLAEGVPL; encoded by the coding sequence GTGCTCGACGACTTCGACCGACAGCTGCTGCGCGCCCGCGCCGGCTCGGGCGACGCCTTCACGGCCCTCTACCGCGACCTCGTCCGGCCGGTCGCCGCCTACCTGCGGTCGCGCGGTGTCCGCGAGGTCGAGGACGTGACGAGCGACGTCTTCCTGGCCGTCTTCACGGGTCTCGGACGGTTCGAGGGCGGCCAGGACGACTTCCGGGCGTGGGTCTTCACGATCGCCCACCGCCGTGCCGTCGACACCTGGCGCCGGACGGGTCGGCAGCCGAACCTGGAGCCCTTCGACCCCGAGGATGACGTGCGCACGTCACCGAGCGCCGAGAGCCATGCCATGCACGCCCTCGGTGCGGAGCGGGTCGAGGCCCTGCTCGCCGTGCTGACGATCGAGCAGCGCGAGGTCCTCGTGCTGCGGATCATCGCCGACCTGACCGTCGAGCAGGTCGCGGAGGTCGTGGGGCGCCGAGCCGGAGCCGTCAAGGCGCTCCAGCGCCGCGGCCTGGCCCGGGTGAAAGAGGCTCTTCTGGCGGAAGGCGTACCCCTGTGA
- a CDS encoding threonine/serine exporter ThrE family protein: MARPRNLRELVLRTLAGPATLDVGRRPHDAGLDEAVVRGAMELALRTGETVLSLGAAAAEVVAAILGITRAFGLVGCQVDVTFTAITVSYDRGGASVPITVMRVVTARVDDYGRLGRVMQLAREVAVGTDPAGGTGPTGRTGPAERIEPDDRTAHVDRPEPAVSVADPGGALLRLERAHARLDEIVTAPHPYRRGIVTVVLAVMAAGVAFLLGGGPGVAVVAGATTALIDHALWRLGRWGLPAFFRQAVGAAIATLVAVGLWLVVPLLPVDLAQFPPSLVVASGIVVLLAGLSLVGSAEDAISGFPVTAGGRAFEVVVLTIGIVAGIGAVLDVARRAGVPLEIIEVPTNTSPLVVQALSAAVVASAWGIASYARPRAALVAAVAGGVAWVIYAVGVDAGLGVAVASAAAASVIGFLSESLGSRLHVPTIVVSICGIVPLLPGLAIYRALFLLVTEPSATGGLGSGATGLLSAAMVGLGLAAGVTLGEFLAASLARLPRRSDPPG, encoded by the coding sequence ATGGCTCGCCCCAGGAACCTCCGGGAGCTGGTTCTTCGGACCCTGGCCGGCCCGGCAACGCTCGACGTCGGTCGTCGACCGCACGACGCAGGTCTCGACGAGGCAGTGGTCCGCGGGGCGATGGAGCTGGCCCTGCGCACCGGGGAGACGGTCCTCTCGCTCGGGGCTGCCGCCGCCGAGGTCGTCGCGGCCATCCTCGGGATCACCCGGGCGTTCGGCCTGGTCGGCTGCCAGGTCGACGTGACCTTCACGGCGATCACCGTCTCCTACGACCGTGGTGGAGCGAGTGTGCCGATCACCGTCATGCGCGTGGTCACTGCTCGGGTCGACGACTACGGCCGCCTCGGGCGCGTGATGCAGCTCGCCCGCGAGGTGGCCGTCGGTACCGACCCGGCCGGCGGCACCGGGCCGACCGGGCGCACGGGGCCCGCGGAGCGCATCGAGCCTGACGACCGCACCGCACACGTCGATCGCCCGGAGCCGGCCGTCTCCGTCGCCGACCCCGGTGGTGCGCTCCTGCGTCTCGAGCGGGCCCACGCCCGGCTCGACGAGATCGTCACAGCGCCGCACCCGTACCGACGCGGGATCGTCACCGTCGTCCTGGCCGTGATGGCTGCCGGTGTGGCGTTCCTGCTGGGTGGTGGTCCGGGAGTCGCCGTCGTGGCCGGCGCGACGACTGCTCTGATCGACCACGCGCTCTGGCGGCTCGGGCGATGGGGGCTCCCGGCGTTCTTCCGGCAGGCCGTCGGTGCTGCGATCGCCACCCTCGTCGCCGTCGGGCTGTGGCTCGTCGTACCGCTCCTCCCGGTCGATCTGGCCCAGTTCCCCCCGTCGCTGGTCGTGGCCTCGGGCATCGTCGTGCTGCTCGCCGGGCTCTCGTTGGTGGGCTCCGCCGAGGACGCCATCAGCGGCTTCCCGGTCACGGCCGGTGGACGCGCCTTCGAGGTGGTGGTCCTGACCATCGGGATCGTGGCCGGGATCGGGGCCGTGCTCGACGTCGCGCGTCGAGCGGGTGTCCCGCTCGAGATCATCGAGGTGCCGACCAACACCTCACCTCTGGTCGTGCAGGCGCTGTCGGCTGCCGTCGTGGCCTCGGCCTGGGGCATCGCCTCCTATGCCCGCCCTCGGGCCGCGCTCGTCGCTGCCGTGGCCGGGGGAGTGGCCTGGGTGATCTACGCGGTCGGTGTGGACGCCGGCCTCGGCGTCGCCGTCGCGAGCGCCGCGGCAGCGTCGGTCATCGGTTTCCTCAGCGAGTCCCTCGGCTCGCGGCTGCACGTGCCGACGATCGTCGTCTCGATCTGCGGCATCGTGCCCCTGCTCCCTGGGCTGGCGATCTACCGGGCGCTCTTCCTGCTCGTCACCGAGCCGTCGGCGACCGGCGGGCTCGGGTCCGGCGCGACCGGGCTGCTGTCGGCGGCCATGGTCGGTCTCGGGCTCGCGGCCGGCGTCACCCTCGGTGAGTTCCTCGCAGCGTCCCTCGCTCGACTGCCGCGGCGGTCGGACCCGCCCGGGTGA
- a CDS encoding DUF885 domain-containing protein, whose product MTTQDPAAEHVAPPAETAREIADRWVETLADLDPTVGTALGIRPGDDRMPDLSPQMHAAHAAAAGAALTELGGARAGDDDDRRCATLLRERLGAQLDVHDALEDLVSLRPIGSPVHQLQSIFLMMPTAGVDDWDVIARRMARVPDAAASYRRSLAAGLAQGALSAPRQAEAVVEQLGAWLTHTEGGWFAGFVADGPEVLGRDLGRAAAAATHAVADLRSWIADTYLPAAQGVPDGVGRERYLLGARSSIGARLDPEEAYDWGWEELGRIEAEMVTEAQRVLPGSTPAEALAHLDVHGEAIEGVEEVRRWLQAMMDDAISALDGTVVDIAEPVKRVEARIAPPGAAAAPYYTRPSLDFSRPGRTWLPTLDRTRFPTWDLISTWYHEGVPGHHLQLGQWAYRADELSRFQVSVGSVSATTEGWALYAERLMDELGYLGTPGARLGYLDGQRMRAVRVVIDIGMHLSLPIPASASFHPGETWTAELGEEFFAARSGSPAAFVHSEIVRYLGWPGQAISYKLGERAWLAGRATARARHEAAGRPFDLRAWHTAALSMGSLGLDDLERELAAL is encoded by the coding sequence ATGACCACCCAGGACCCCGCCGCGGAGCACGTGGCACCCCCAGCCGAGACGGCCCGTGAGATCGCCGACCGCTGGGTCGAGACCCTCGCCGACCTGGACCCGACGGTCGGGACCGCCCTGGGGATCCGGCCGGGTGACGACCGGATGCCCGACCTCTCGCCCCAGATGCACGCGGCCCATGCTGCGGCCGCCGGCGCAGCCCTCACCGAGCTGGGCGGCGCGCGGGCCGGCGACGACGACGACCGCCGGTGCGCGACGCTCCTTCGCGAGCGCCTGGGCGCGCAGCTCGACGTCCATGACGCCCTCGAGGACCTGGTCAGCCTGCGGCCGATCGGGTCGCCCGTCCACCAGCTGCAGTCGATCTTCCTCATGATGCCCACGGCCGGCGTGGACGACTGGGACGTCATCGCACGGCGGATGGCGCGGGTGCCCGATGCGGCCGCGTCATACCGCCGGTCCCTCGCCGCCGGGCTCGCCCAGGGCGCTCTCAGCGCACCGCGTCAGGCCGAGGCCGTCGTCGAACAGCTCGGTGCATGGCTCACTCACACCGAGGGCGGATGGTTCGCGGGCTTCGTCGCCGACGGGCCCGAGGTGCTCGGCCGCGATCTCGGGCGCGCAGCAGCTGCCGCGACGCACGCCGTCGCCGACCTGCGGAGCTGGATCGCCGACACGTACCTCCCGGCGGCCCAGGGCGTCCCGGACGGGGTGGGGCGTGAGCGCTACCTCCTCGGCGCGCGCTCCAGCATCGGCGCGCGCCTGGACCCTGAGGAGGCGTACGACTGGGGCTGGGAGGAGCTCGGCAGGATCGAGGCAGAGATGGTGACCGAGGCGCAGCGCGTGCTGCCCGGGAGCACCCCTGCCGAGGCGCTCGCTCACCTGGACGTGCACGGCGAGGCGATCGAGGGCGTCGAGGAGGTCCGCCGCTGGCTCCAGGCGATGATGGACGACGCGATCTCCGCGCTCGACGGGACGGTCGTCGACATCGCCGAGCCGGTCAAGCGGGTCGAGGCGCGGATCGCTCCGCCCGGCGCGGCCGCCGCGCCCTACTACACCCGGCCGTCGCTCGACTTCTCCCGACCCGGGCGCACCTGGCTGCCGACGCTCGACCGCACGCGCTTCCCCACCTGGGACCTGATCAGCACCTGGTACCACGAAGGCGTCCCGGGTCACCACCTCCAGCTCGGCCAGTGGGCGTACCGCGCCGACGAGCTGTCCCGCTTCCAGGTCAGCGTCGGATCGGTCTCTGCGACGACCGAGGGCTGGGCGCTGTACGCGGAGCGTCTGATGGACGAGCTCGGCTACCTGGGGACTCCCGGCGCCCGGCTCGGCTACCTCGACGGTCAGCGGATGCGCGCGGTCCGGGTGGTCATCGACATCGGTATGCACCTGTCGCTGCCCATCCCGGCGTCGGCGTCGTTCCACCCGGGCGAGACCTGGACGGCGGAGCTCGGCGAGGAGTTCTTCGCCGCGCGCAGCGGCTCTCCCGCAGCCTTCGTGCACAGCGAGATCGTGCGCTACCTCGGCTGGCCAGGACAGGCGATCAGCTACAAGCTCGGCGAACGGGCCTGGCTGGCCGGGCGTGCGACGGCGCGCGCGCGGCACGAGGCAGCGGGCCGCCCGTTCGACCTGCGTGCCTGGCACACGGCCGCCCTGTCCATGGGCTCGCTCGGTCTGGACGACCTCGAGCGCGAGCTGGCGGCGCTCTAG